The genomic segment CGTGGGAAGAACGAGGACGTGCAGATTGCACTGCTTCTTGCAGCTCCACAACCACTGATTGCCCATGGACTCGCAAAGTATCAGTTAAGCCGGTGGTGACAGTTTCAACCTTTTCAGGAGCAATACCCACGAACGCAGCCAGGTTTAAAAATCCGCGAAACATTGATTGCTCAACGTCCAAAACCTGAACCTTATTGGCAGATAAGACTCTAAAGAATGCGGCAGTCACGCCGTGGCGATCTTTACCGCTCACTGTGATCACCGCTGGAAGATAACCTTCACGCAACGCAACCTGCTGGCCGATTTCTAGCTCAGCGATTTCTAGGGATTCATTCTGATTCAGTTCAGTCACGAAAATAATTGTCTCACGTCTCTGATCGGAACACTACTTCAGATATCGTGATAAAAAATCCGCCCAAAATAAAACACCAGCCCCAGCAGATTTTCTCTGCTGGGGCTGGTGTCTCTTAGTCAGGTACAGAACTTACTCAGACATTTTTAGCGGCCAGAGTTAGTTGCATGGGCCGGGGCAGTACCCAATTCTGGAGCATTCTGATCATCGTGATGTCCAGTATGTGCCTCTGCGCGCATGCGTTCAATCATGTGCGGGTAGTGCAGCTCGAACGCAGGGCGCTCGGAGCGGATACGAGGCAGGGAGGTGAAGTTGTGGCGAGGAGGAGGGCAGGAGGTTGCCCACTCCAGGGAGTTGCCATAACCCCAAGGATCATCAACGGTAACGAGCTCACCATAGCGCCAAGACTTGAAGACGTTCCAAACGAATGGAATAACAGACAAGCCGAGGAGGAAGGAGAAGACCGTAGAAATCTGGTTGTAGATGGTGAAGCCATCTGAATCCAGGTAATCAGCGTAACGACGTGGCATACCCATGTTGCCCACCCAGTGCTGGATGAGGAAGGTGCCGTGGAAACCAACGAAGGTCAACCAGAAGTGGATCTTGCCAAGACGCTCATCGAGCATGCGGCCAGTCATCTTCGGGAACCAGAAGTAAACGCCTGCACAAGATGCGAACACCACGGTACCGAAGAGGGTGTAGTGGAAGTGCGCGATCAGGAAGTAGGAGTCAGACAAGTGGAAGTCCAGTGGTGGGGCTGCCAGCATAATGCCGGTAAGTCCACCGAAGAGGAAGGTAGCCATGAAGCCAACAGACCAGATCATTGGGGTTTCCCAAGTGATGTGGCCCTTCCACATGGTGCCCACCCAGTTGAAGAACTTAACGCCGGTAGGAACCGAAATCAGGAACGTCATGAAGGAGAAGAACGGTAGCAAAACCGCACCGGTCACGAACATGTGGTGAGCCCACACAGCCATGGATAGTGCACCAATGGACAGGGTTGCGAAGATCAGGCCGACGTAACCGAACATTGGCTTACGGGAGAACACAGGAATGATCTCAGACACGATGCCGAAGAATGGCAGTGCAAGAACGTAAACCTCTGGGTGTCCGAAGAACCAGAACAGGTGTTGCCAAAGCAGGGAGCCACCGTTAGCTGGATCGTAGATGTGTCCACCAAGCTTGCGGTCATACAGAACGCCCAGTGCAGCAGCAAGCAACAGTGGGAAGATCAGCAGTGCAAGAACAGAAACAATGAAGATGTTCCAGGTGAAGATTGGCATGCGGAACATGGTCATACCTGGTGCGCGGAGGCACAGGATGGTGGTCAGCATGTTAATTGCGGATGCAACGGAACCAATACCTGTTGCACCAACGCCGACGATCCACATGTCAGAGCCAAGGCCTGGGGAGTGAATAGCGTCAGAAAGTGGGGAGTACATGGTCCAACCGAAGTCAGCAGCACCACCCGGGGTTAGGAAGCCAGTCAGCATTGCAATACCACCAACGGTGGTGATCCAGAAGCCGAAAGCGTTCAAACGTGGGAAAGCTACGTCAGGCGCACCGATTTGCAGTGGCAGAACGTAGTTAGCGAAACCCCAAACGATTGGAGTTCCGTAAAGCAGCAGCATGACAGTTCCGTGCATGGTGAACAGCTGGTTGAACTGCTCATTGGACAAGAACTGCAGACCAGGGGTGAAAAGCTCTGCGCGGATAAGCAGGGCCATCAAGCCACCGAGGAAGAAGAAGCTGAAGGACATAATGATGTACATAATGCCCAGCTGCTTGTGGTCGGTGGTGGTCATCATCATCCATGCTTTGCTGCCCGTGCGTGCATGGCCTGTCGGCTCGGGCCTTTGTGGGGCGACGTGCCCGTCGACCCTAGGCGCCACAGCGGTCATAGGTTCCTCCTGACTACGGGACGATCCATTCGGATTACCGATCGTCCTTTAACAACACTGCCTGATCTTAAGCCACAGGCAGGATCCGATGCCAACCCAAAAAGGCCGGTATGCAGCTAACTGTAACCCTTTTTCATGCCCAAAAAAAATGTTTTTAGATCTTTGGGTGAGGTTGTTAACCAGATCGGTCACCTGTGGGCAGTGAGTTTCAGCAAAAGCTGTGAAGGGGTTCACATTTTGATCGACGTTTTGCCAGGATGCCCCACCCCCGCAATTAACCCCTGTCACAGTTTTCACATCTCCCCCCGCTGGGGTTCAATCGAATGGTTGAGGTGAACTTTCTAGCCTCTTTCCTTGAAGACACCCCGCAGGCCTTTTAACAAGAACATACCCCTCCCCTATTCCGTTAGCTGCTAAAAATACAAATGCCGCACCCCTAGAAATTTTTCTAGGGGTGCGGCATTTGTATTTTCAAACTTTGAAAATTAGAACCACGACATTAAGGACTCTTAGAAATCCCAGTCATCATCAACAGTATTTTCTGCCTTACCAATGACGTATGAAGAACCAGAGCCAGAGAAGAAGTCATGGTTTTCATCAGCATTTGGTGAAAGCGCAGACAAGATGTTTGGAGACACCTTAGTCTCATCCGCTGGGAAGAGGCCTTCGTAGCCAAGGTTGTTCAGCGCCTTGTTGGCGTTGTAACGCAGGAAGCGCTTCACGTCTTCAGTCCAGCCAAGATCGTCGTAGAGATCTTCGGTGTACTGAGTCTCATTGTCGTAGAGATCATAGAGCAGATCGAAGGCGTACTCCTTCAGCTCTTCCTGTCGCTGAGGAGTTTCGCGCGCGATAGCCTTTTGATACTTGTAGCCAATGTAGTAGCCGTGCACAGCTTCATCGCGGATGATCAAGCGGATCACGTCAGCGGTGTTGGTCAGTTTGGAGTGGCTAGACCAATACATTGGAAGGTAGAAGCCGGAGTAGAACAGGAAGGACTCCAGAATTACGGAAGCAATCTTGCGCTTGAGTGGATCCTCACCCTCATAGTAGGACAAAATAATCTTTGCCTTGCGCTGCAGGTTCTCGTTTTCTTCAGACCAACGGAATGCGTCGTTGATTTCTGGGGTAGATGCGAGAGTCATGAAGATGTTGGAGTAGCTCTTCGCGTGCACTGATTCCATGAAAGCAATGTTGGTCAACACTGCTTCTTCGTGCATGGATTCCGCATCAGGCAGCAAGGAGATAGCGCCAACGGTGCCCTGAATGGTGTCCAGCAGGGTAAGGCCAGTGAACACACGCATGGTGGCAGCCTTTTCCACCTCACTCAGGGTTCCCCAGCTCTTAATGTCATTAGATACTGGCACCTTTTCAGGAAGCCAGAAGTTGCCGGTCAGGCGGTCCCACACCTCAAGGTCTTTGGAATCTGGGATGGAGCTCCAGTTGATCGCTTTAACTGGTTCCACATGCTCCTTTAGATAAGCATCATGAACACTGAGATCAGAATCAGCAGCCATTAGGTACACTCTCCCCTTCATAAAGATTTTTGCTTTTCGACGCCACAATGCAGCGCGATTTCAGATCGCCAGCTTACCTCACTCTCACCTCTTTGAAAGATCAGGGGGAGCGAATGAAATTCACCCAAGTCCCCCATCAGTGACAAGTGCCCACAAGGCCAAAATTGTGAATTTAGTCACTTTATTTAACGCCCCGCCAAGCGGGGGCAACGCACCCTTGGGGAAATTCCATATTGAAAAAAGTAACTCCGGGCACCCCACTTATTGCCCTAGATTATCGCCACTAGCACGTCATTTAGAGAAAACCTTTAATGTGAAATAGGTCTCAAAATGAGGCTTTTTTACATCTTTAAACCATGAGCAAACTTAGCCAATCCAAAGCACAAAAACGCGGGTTATGCTGCGCTAACCTATGCTGACAGACCAGCAGAAGATGTGTATCTTAGGGGCCATGACAATCAACGAGAAGATCGCATCAGCTTTCAACAACCAAGTGACTGCAGAGCTTGAAGCTTCAATGGTGTACCTTCAGCTCTCCTACGTTCTAGACGATTTGGGCCTCACCGGCATGCGCGACTGGATGCAGGCACAGAGCAAAGAAGAGATCGAGCATGCACAGAAATTTGCTCAGCACCTTCTGAACCGTGACTACACCCCACAGATCGGAGATATCGCACCACCAAAGCTTGATGTCTCCACCGCGCTGGAAGCATTCGAAGCTTCCCTCGCACATGAGCAGAAGATCTCCGGACTTATCCGTGAGCTAGCTGCAATCCAGGATGCCGAGAAGGATTATGATTCCCGCGCATTGATCGATTGGTTCCTCAACGAGCAGATCGAAGAGGAAGCAAACGTCGGCGAGATCATCGACCGCCTCCGCATCGTCGGTGATTCCGGTGCAGGACTCCTCCGCATCGATGGTGAGCTCGGCTCCCGCTAAGAAACCTGTAAGTTTCTAAAACTAATGCTCCGCTCCCCCACTAGAGGGGAGCGGAGCATTTTTATTACTACAGAGTTCATCGAAACGATGGTGTTTTCTAAAAACATTGGGATTTACTCGAATGCATTCCTTAAAACAGTCATAATGGTAATCACATTCTTTTTGATCGTTCCATTAAACACAGCTTATTAAAGAGGCATCATGCCCCCAACACCCGAAAGTCCTATGAATAATCCATTAGGTTCTGCTCCCACTCCAGCCAAGCCACTGCTCGATAGTGTTCTTGATGAACTCGGCCAAGACATTGTCAGTGGCAAGGTTGCTGTCGGTGACACTTTCAAACTGATGGACATCGGCGAGCGTTTTGGTATTTCTCGTACCGTTGCGCGTGAGGCTATGCGAGCTCTAGAACAACTTGGGCTTGTTGCATCTTCCCGTCGCATTGGTATCACTGTGCTGCCACAGAATCAGTGGGCTGTTTTTGATAAGTCCATCATCCGCTGGCGCCTTAATGATGAAGGTCAGCGTGAAGGCCAGCTGCAGTCACTTACTGAGCTGCGCATCGCTATTGAGCCAATTGCAGCACGCAGTGTTGCTCTCCACGCCTCGACTGCTGAATTAGAAAAGATTCGTGCGCTGGCAACAGAAATGCGTGAGCTAGGTGAATCTGGGCAGGGTGCATCACAGCGTTTCCTGGAAGCTGATGTCACCTTCCATGAACTCATTTTGCGTTATTGCCACAATGAGATGTTCGCTGCAGTGATTCCGTCGATAAGCGCGGTGCTTGTCGGGCGCACTGAGCATGGCCTGCAGCCTGATCGTCCAGCACTCGAGGCGCTTGATAATCACGATAAGCTTGCCGACGCCCTCCTGAGCCGTGATGCGGATGCCGCAGAAACTGCGTCCCGAAATATCCTCAATGAGGTGCGCAGCGTGCTGGGAACGCTCAACTAATAAAAAAAAATTGCCTCCAACCTAATTAGGTTAGAGGCAATTTTCATTCCGCTTTAAAGCATGCAGCTGACGCAGCCGTCAACTTCGGTACCTTCAAGTGCGACCTGGCGCAAACGGATGTAGTACAAGGTCTTAATGCCCTTGCGCCATGCGTAGATCTGCGCACGGTTGATATCACGAGTGGTAGCAGTGTCCTTGAAGAACAAGGTCAAAGACAGACCCTGGTCAACGTATTTGGTAGCCACAGCATAGGTGTCAATGATCTTCTCGTAGCCGATTTCGTAGGCATCCTCGAAGTACTCCAGGTTGTCATTGTCCATGTGTGGAGCTGGGTAGTAAACGCGACCGATCTTGCCTTCCTTGCGGATCTCAATCTTGGAAGCGATTGGGTGGATCGACGAGGTGGAGTTGTTGATGTAGGAGATCGAACCGGTTGGTGGAACTGCCTGCAGGTTGCGGTTAAACAGGCCATGCTCCATCACATCAGCCTTCAGCGCAGCCCAATCCTCCACGGTTGGGGTGTGAATATCAGACTTCTCAAACAGTGCCTGAACCTTCTCAGACTTTGGTGCGAAATCATTAGCATCAAAACCATCGAAGTATTCACCGGTTGCGTACTGGGAGTTTTCGAAGTTGTTGAAACGTACTCCACGCTCACGAGCAATCTTGTTGGATGCACGCAGGCACTGGTACAGCACAGCAGCGAAGTAAGCATTGGTGAAGTCCAAGGAGTCCTCGGAGCCGTAGTACATGTGCTCGCGTCCGAAGTAGCCGTGCAGGTTCATCTGGCCAAGACCAATCGCGTGAGCTGCTTCGTTGCCCTTGCGGATTGATGGAACAGAATCGATGCTGGTCTGCTCTGAGACAGCGGTCAAACCACGGATGGCGGTTTCGATGGTCTTCTCAAAGTTTGGTGAATCCATTGCCATTGCAACATTGAGGGAGCCCAAGTTACAAGAAATATCTTCGCCGACCTCTGCATAGGTGAGGTCATCGTTGAATTCAGATGGGGTGGATACCTGAAGGATTTCAGAGCACAGGTTGGAGTGGGTGATGCGGCCTTCGATTGGGTTAGCTGCATTCACGGTGTCTTCATACATGATGTATGGGTAACCGGATTCGAACTGGATCTCTGCCAGAGTCTGGAAGAACTGACGCGCGTTGATCTTGGTCTTGCGGATGCGGTCATCATCGACCATCTCATCGTAAAGCTCAGTGACTGAGACGTCTGCAAATGGCTTGCCGTAGATGCGCTCCACATCGTATGGGGAGAACAAGTACATGTCATCGTTGCGCTTTGCCAGCTCAAAAGTGATGTCTGGAATAACAACGCCCAAGGACAGGGTCTTGATACGGATCTTCTCATCGGCGTTTTCACGCTTGGTATCAAGGAAAGACAAGATGTCTGGGTGGTGTGCGTTCAGGTAGACGGCACCTGCGCCCTGGCGAGCACCCAGCTGGTTAGCGTAGGAGAACGCATCTTCTAGAAGCTTCATTACTGGGATAACACCGGAAGACTGGTTTTCAATCTTCTTGATCGGTGCGCCGGATTCACGAAGGTTGGACAGCAGCAATGCGACACCGCCGCCGCGCTTGGACAGCTGCAGCGCGGAGTTGATGGAACGCCCAATGGATTCCATGTTGTCTTCGATACGCAGCAGGAAGCAAGATACTGGCTCGCCACGCTGTGCTTTACCGGAGTTTAGGAAGGTTGGGGTAGCTG from the Corynebacterium crudilactis genome contains:
- the ctaD gene encoding cytochrome c oxidase subunit I; this translates as MTAVAPRVDGHVAPQRPEPTGHARTGSKAWMMMTTTDHKQLGIMYIIMSFSFFFLGGLMALLIRAELFTPGLQFLSNEQFNQLFTMHGTVMLLLYGTPIVWGFANYVLPLQIGAPDVAFPRLNAFGFWITTVGGIAMLTGFLTPGGAADFGWTMYSPLSDAIHSPGLGSDMWIVGVGATGIGSVASAINMLTTILCLRAPGMTMFRMPIFTWNIFIVSVLALLIFPLLLAAALGVLYDRKLGGHIYDPANGGSLLWQHLFWFFGHPEVYVLALPFFGIVSEIIPVFSRKPMFGYVGLIFATLSIGALSMAVWAHHMFVTGAVLLPFFSFMTFLISVPTGVKFFNWVGTMWKGHITWETPMIWSVGFMATFLFGGLTGIMLAAPPLDFHLSDSYFLIAHFHYTLFGTVVFASCAGVYFWFPKMTGRMLDERLGKIHFWLTFVGFHGTFLIQHWVGNMGMPRRYADYLDSDGFTIYNQISTVFSFLLGLSVIPFVWNVFKSWRYGELVTVDDPWGYGNSLEWATSCPPPRHNFTSLPRIRSERPAFELHYPHMIERMRAEAHTGHHDDQNAPELGTAPAHATNSGR
- the nrdF gene encoding class 1b ribonucleoside-diphosphate reductase subunit beta — protein: MAADSDLSVHDAYLKEHVEPVKAINWSSIPDSKDLEVWDRLTGNFWLPEKVPVSNDIKSWGTLSEVEKAATMRVFTGLTLLDTIQGTVGAISLLPDAESMHEEAVLTNIAFMESVHAKSYSNIFMTLASTPEINDAFRWSEENENLQRKAKIILSYYEGEDPLKRKIASVILESFLFYSGFYLPMYWSSHSKLTNTADVIRLIIRDEAVHGYYIGYKYQKAIARETPQRQEELKEYAFDLLYDLYDNETQYTEDLYDDLGWTEDVKRFLRYNANKALNNLGYEGLFPADETKVSPNILSALSPNADENHDFFSGSGSSYVIGKAENTVDDDWDF
- a CDS encoding ferritin, translated to MTINEKIASAFNNQVTAELEASMVYLQLSYVLDDLGLTGMRDWMQAQSKEEIEHAQKFAQHLLNRDYTPQIGDIAPPKLDVSTALEAFEASLAHEQKISGLIRELAAIQDAEKDYDSRALIDWFLNEQIEEEANVGEIIDRLRIVGDSGAGLLRIDGELGSR
- a CDS encoding FadR/GntR family transcriptional regulator gives rise to the protein MPPTPESPMNNPLGSAPTPAKPLLDSVLDELGQDIVSGKVAVGDTFKLMDIGERFGISRTVAREAMRALEQLGLVASSRRIGITVLPQNQWAVFDKSIIRWRLNDEGQREGQLQSLTELRIAIEPIAARSVALHASTAELEKIRALATEMRELGESGQGASQRFLEADVTFHELILRYCHNEMFAAVIPSISAVLVGRTEHGLQPDRPALEALDNHDKLADALLSRDADAAETASRNILNEVRSVLGTLN
- the nrdE gene encoding class 1b ribonucleoside-diphosphate reductase subunit alpha, with product MDFHALNALLNLYNDTGEIQFDKDREAANQYFLQHVNQNTVFFHNLQEKLDYLVENKYYDPIVLDKYDFQFIKDLFKRAYSFKFRFQSFLGAYKYYTSYTLKTFDGRRYLERFEDRVCMVALTLADSDRALAENLVDEIMSGRFQPATPTFLNSGKAQRGEPVSCFLLRIEDNMESIGRSINSALQLSKRGGGVALLLSNLRESGAPIKKIENQSSGVIPVMKLLEDAFSYANQLGARQGAGAVYLNAHHPDILSFLDTKRENADEKIRIKTLSLGVVIPDITFELAKRNDDMYLFSPYDVERIYGKPFADVSVTELYDEMVDDDRIRKTKINARQFFQTLAEIQFESGYPYIMYEDTVNAANPIEGRITHSNLCSEILQVSTPSEFNDDLTYAEVGEDISCNLGSLNVAMAMDSPNFEKTIETAIRGLTAVSEQTSIDSVPSIRKGNEAAHAIGLGQMNLHGYFGREHMYYGSEDSLDFTNAYFAAVLYQCLRASNKIARERGVRFNNFENSQYATGEYFDGFDANDFAPKSEKVQALFEKSDIHTPTVEDWAALKADVMEHGLFNRNLQAVPPTGSISYINNSTSSIHPIASKIEIRKEGKIGRVYYPAPHMDNDNLEYFEDAYEIGYEKIIDTYAVATKYVDQGLSLTLFFKDTATTRDINRAQIYAWRKGIKTLYYIRLRQVALEGTEVDGCVSCML